The following is a genomic window from Bactrocera tryoni isolate S06 chromosome 2, CSIRO_BtryS06_freeze2, whole genome shotgun sequence.
CGGTGTGTCAGTGCTGTGCGTCTGAATAATGTCGTGTGCTATTCTGGTGAGTTGAGGCTCATTTCGCCAGTCGGTAAAATTCTCTTAATTGCGTCATTTGTTTGAGGAAATTTGACATTCATATGGGTATATCAACAATGTTATGCCTCAGTCAGTTGCCTTAAGGTCGATATGGGTTAGGttactaaatgaaatttttttaattcaaggGATTTGTGAAAGCTAATGAAAGAGGAGGATGATGacgtcatgtgtagaagttcacgcaggtAAGGAAAGTTcactgattgccattcacttgggagtggccagaaacgattcttttacatatagctcaagcagctcacgacttccgttctttgaccaagtatccacTGGGTAGCCAGAAAACATCCGTGGATGAAACACTTCTCCCGCCCACTGAATGGCAGTGACAGCATAACctcaggagaaggcgaacccgatttcccaatcgatgacgatggagcagacgttccattgcccgaccatggagaaattcgaatagcaattatctgTCTGAAGAAATacaaagcggcggggaccgATGAATTGCCGATCAAACTATGTAAACACGCATCaccttctttgtaaaatatggtctgacgaaagcatgcctaactatcgagcgtattgtgtgaaagattaaatcccaccgtcaacaaactgattgtaccttatcagtgtggctttagacctggaagatcaacaaccgaccaaatgttcaccatacgccaaatcttggaaacaACCCTTAAGAAGAGAATCGATACTCACCACCTCATCGTCGATTTCAATGCTGATTTTGACAGCACgagaaggagctgcctttatgccgcgatgtctgaatgagttccgaattaaagaaagattttaagagacaacatttatagatgggaattcgaaatatgtCGAAGCtaggcagaaagcgaaaactttgactcggtttttcatttttacgatttttcttaattggcgggcaggattgaaaaaaactaaacgtatggaaatggggcaaagtttattatctttggcattaaattatcttctatttaaactaaaaaataaaccttaaatttttttaaaagttagaATAtgtcccaaagttatagatgggaattcgaaatattatcgaagctagaagggaagtgaccgagcgtcttgcagatatatgtatgtatgtatgagcgcttgggcaaaaagcgaaaactttgaagcgtgatttctcggttcttcatttttacgattattcttaattggcgggcatgatagaaaaaaaactaaacgtcgtatggaattagggcaaagtttattatcattggcataaaattaacttctatttaaactaaaaaaaattaagaaaagtcaagtctTAACATACTtctaaacagcataaagtaacatttttttggtcaaaagccactatttattcatttttttttttaattttaaaattttacacttgttttggaattttcttagtttaactacaTAGAagataaattcattaaaaatatgaatctctttgaactttttgtttCCAATAGAAATTGCATTCTGCCCGCCGTTcgaaaaatgcacatgcgagatgcatcgggcaattgcttcccaaaggcagaatatcaaagatttcgtataaaaaaaatttgtgaaagatgttcaaatataaaaCCTAGAAATTTGGcttaaatcaattatttctttcctcccaaaaaaatcctcaacaaatcgattttttgaagcctcgaaagtaggctctccccttaacacttgccattgtccgcgatcttcactgttcggcgacacgagataaatgagattttgtgcgcagaCAACGCCTTACACGATacacatgttcgcgcaccgatcgtaaaaaatcaaacattttcgcgaacatggatcggtacacgaacaagcccatacacgatataCCGCAAGCGCAcgcataccgatcgaacgcactcttgtgctcgtgtatgggcactttaaAGCACAATATCAAAgaattcgtatccaaaaaattttcgggtgatgtttaaatatgttatataactataaacccttgAAATTTCgctttcttaacttacatttcaaatctttGAGCGACTaacttcttgctttgtttctgacagtaaaaccgataaaattggtttcagtGACatccaaaaccgatacaaattttgtttcgaatatcaaaccaataatgtctgaattcatgacacctactgctttttttatcggtttcaattctgattccgacaagtATCAGACTCCGCAACACCCCTGACAGGGTTTCCGCgaatcacatttttattttaccaaatcccttgaaaaaatttaccaaattaaaaaagaaattaccaaacttttttttacaaattttatttataaaaaataaaagaaatacatttacttctttttttaagcgttttttatttacaaaagaaataattaaaaaatttaaaagcatttcAAATAAACTTCAGTTCTTGTTtctcttaaaattaatatagaaaaaaagatATAACAAATATCACTTCGTGTTTCTCTTAACattaatgacaaaaaattggTCATAAAATAACTTCTTGTTtctttgaatgaaataaatttagttattaaCAATCGTTAAATGAGCTTGAAGGACATACGAATTTTagcaaagttcaaaaattcatcaACAATCAAAGAGATCACCACATCTCCTCAATAGCTATAACTCCGCATGATGTACTTGCTTAGACATTTGTTGATGTTCTTCATCCAAAAACTTGTCCATTTggatttgatgtttttttttctgttcgttttgtttgtggattgggaaaacattatgtttttttataaatgataaATGGTTTGACAGCTTCTTATCACAAGCTATGCAATAGCTACATCCATCTTTATTCCGCAACCAAGAAAATCTCGATAGCCAGTCATTTCGGAATTTTCTCCAAGTTTGTTTTACGGGATGTGTTTCACTGCACACAATAATAAAGACATGATACATTTGGTCATATATTTAGCAAACTAACTTACCTGCGGCCACTGTCACTGCTGGTTTCATGCTCCTCTTCTGGAGGTGCAGGTCTTTTTCGTATAACAAATCTAAATGAATAAAGCATATGATGATTTTCTTATTGGAATCAAAATTAAACAACTATGAGCACATTTTCACTTACCTATCCATGATTTGTTACtatttattaagtttatttaaaaaaacttaaacgcGCAATATCCAACACCACTTGACACGTGGAAAGCAGAAGAACAGTGCAGCGTtgccataaacaaaaaaataaccaaataacCGCAACCACATTGGTGTTTTTACTGTGGCTGTTGTAATTCCTGCTCACTTTGTTAGATAGCAACTTTATATTCACAGCTACAGGAATTTAATGCAGCTAGATATTTATTGCTTTCTTCTTGGTTTGTAGCAAAcaaaagtaaactttttttcaattttgaatccatcactcatttattaacaagaagaaaatatgtaaacaaaaaaaaacacaaatggatACAGCTGTCAATTTCTCTCATTTAATTAGGTTATCTTTGCTATATGTGAATGCAACAAGGTTAGCTTCGaggttaatttttgttaaccatATGCTTATatgttgtttaaatgagttaagcatacatcccctctacccggtaaaactggcgcatcctaatgctacagtgtaattcaccacagctgatggcACTACTGCACTactcaacacatctgtacgccaacccactcaacaaaaaggatgggcatACACACGTACGTttacacactgcgccgcgtcgacaccttcCGACTCACAATTCGATCATCAACACGGTACGCTCTATACTGCGCCGCGTCAACGCACCATACAATTGAATCTTCGCCAGATTTCGTCTCAACCCGGTTCCTGTGAGCGATCAACTCGACTTAGCAACAATTTCGCAGTGCGATTAATTAAGCTCGCCCAACCgataacatttaaatatatttaaattatattgtattttaaatataaaacaaattaaagtaaatagtaCAACTAATTACCCGCGtatttttcatttgcaattttCTTCGCGGGTGTAAGTGGGATTTGAATATCCAAATAAACTCCGGAAATAAACATATGTGAACGTGCTATAAGACTACTAACCAGGGAAGAATTTTATAGTAcgtttttaaaatgtttctacaaaacaatttgaaaaaaaaattaaagataatacAATTCAATCGAAATGgacttaaattttgaaaatttaccaaaattaataaaaatttcacattttaccaagaggaaaataatttaccagatttggtaaaattttaccaaatcGGCAACCCTGACTGCTGATTAACTCTGCTCTTATCGCGTAGGCAGTGcccagagaacgtttatcatagagaaggttcacggcgcgaagaacgtaaaaatatttttggctaactcggtcgagatggaggCAGCCAGCTctgcagcagaaattttaacattttgcttgaacagagcagcgcgtggaataaaaattatgctcaaaactatatattgctctaacagacgtacatatgtatgtacatatgtatgttcgctcctttgcttatattttatacgtttatatgcaaacatgtgtaatCGTATGAATActttttgtgtacatatatttatgaatacatgtacaattgaatacatttaacCCTCTCCTGACCGAAAATTGGCGaggctaaaaaatatttgagtacaGATATGCTTTAATCGCGACCTGAATATGAACTGACCAAAGTTTCAAAGTCCTAGGAGTCCTGGTTTGGGAGTTACAGGatgttgcctataggcaacatTGAGCAATAGTgaacaattttgaaatacagataaattttgaatagtatatatgtttttatttgaaaatttttgtacatttaggtatgaaaagatacaaaacaatttttttgcggGTTGCAACATAAATACACCTTACATTTGCTGCACCTTGATCGAGGACATCCAGTTTGACATAGTCTGCAGTGTCCTTTTGAACCCCATTCGACCCAATGTCCGGTTGGTTATACTTTTTACCGGGTTTGGAACATATGCTCTTTTACCGGAGCTTGTAGAGGCAGCTGATGATGATCTAGATGAGGATATAGCTGATGATGATCTAGCTGGTGAAGTTGGAGCTGGCGAACTCAAGGAAAGTAACGATGGGCGACCTTTTTGCGTGATATAAAcgttatatttgttgttgtgtgcattAGCTCATTTGCGATATCAAGCTGAAAATCGAGCAGTGACATGAATTTCTTTTCACCTGTATTATTTGCTATGTCTCTTCGGTACAAAAGCCAGCTGTTGACTACCGCAGAGTTTATGCACCAGTAGACAATTCGCATATACCACTTTTTTGAACGGTGGTTGATTTTATATAGTTCTAGTAACATGTCAGCAAGGTCAACTCCTCCCATATGTCTATTATAGCAATCAATACCTGGACGAGGGATagtcacatatttttttttcttttcggcaCCATCGTTTACATTCACTAATCGGACTCTCACCTATGTAGTTCGAAAGAAGTTGTACAATCTTGTTATCGTACCACcgacaaataattaaattgtgaGGAATCTCAAATTTGAAGTCACTTGATCCTCGTCCGCTTTTCTTCAAATCTTTTTCGGATTTCAGTTCGCAATTTTTTATCCGGTTTGCTCTCAATGTTCCAACTGCTAAAATTCCTCTTTCAAAGTAATCATCAAACTAACCGAGgtgaaccaattgtcgaaaaacaatttgaaattttcattattaggaaTTTTTGAAGACAAAAAAGTACTATGTCCGATGATATCCCTAATCCATATGAGGGGCAAGTTCCCTCGCCAACATAGAGCGCAAAATCATACATAATTCCCGAAGCTCCAGCGCGAGTAAACATTTTGAAGCCCCACTTGTGCGGCTTTTTTGGCAAATACTGCTTCATACTATTGTGAccttgcaaataataaaaaaaatgataaaatataaaatgcacaATCTATTTATGTACTGTTGATATTACCCTTATAAGCAATAATTTGCTCATCAATACTTTGATATTCCTCTTGGGGTATTTGATTGTACTTTTCTTTGAGTTTATCTAATAGTGGACGTACTTTATGTAGTTTGTCGTAATTACTATCTCCTTTTTGAGGTTGTGTAGAATTATCATTGATGTGgaaatattgctttttttttcaaaacgatttCTTACAAATGATTCTGTTATCGCTGTAAGTCGGAAATTTTTCGCCCATGCCATTCTCATTTGAGGTATTTTCACTGCACCTAGGTACAGTAATACACCGATAAATCTCTTTATTTcgtaaagttcacatttcagTTCAAGTCCACTTGATTGCATCGCGTAGATATTCGTCTCAGCACAGatcttttgaataatttcatcaTCAAAAAAGTCGACAAAATATGCTAGTGGATCTTTACTTTCACCGCAGATGACTTCGTTTTTCCAAGAAGTATCGCAATCATTCATACCAATACTTCTCCATCTCAAACtatctaagttaattttttcaactaccTGTGCTGTTTCTTCGTTTATAGTTTCGCTACTTACTTCTATCCCATCTCCAACAACCTTCTcaatcaactcaatatcaatgTCATTTTCATCCATTTTATGCAGTGTCTGCTGTattacattttccaaaaaatcgcCCTCATCGATATCTTCATTTTCGCTGTCCGTTTCAGAATCATCCCAGTcaaaattgagaaatttttcAATCTCTTTTACATTCAAACTTTTAGACGTCATTGCTGGTAAAGAAAATACACTTACATAGAATTAGCATATAATAGACCAATGTTGCCTATAGGCAATGTCGTGTTTGACAAAATACTGAGTTCAAACTTGAATTAATTTGTTTCctatttttgtttcattgtaATCTCTTACCtgtatttagttaaaaaaatcacttaTAACACAAGAACtgttttattcaacattttattttattattttgcaaaggcaattttttttttaatttgtgatcACGTGTAGACACAGAGACAATAAGCTCGCAATGGAACAATAACAAGATGTTTTCGTTGATACTTGGTATATGCATGCACAAAACCTTAATCTACTGCACAAAAAAATCcgttatcaaaaatattacgAATAGCGGGAGTTATAAGAGCATAAGTACAATGTTGCCTATAGGCAGCGTCGGGCATGAGAgggttaaattaaataactttttcagagcaatattcgtagttaatgtaaaaataaagccttttttattattttttgtcttagatatacatattcatacttacatacatatttatataacgaattatcataatattatttaaaagttgaaatatattacaatagtgataaacATTAatcgtacatatattttatcattcaaaacttatattcacatgtgtcatgaccatacatacgtacaaatgTGTTAatgttcgctttcgcgaattcaaatcatattatcacttatcaataataacatgtgcgcgctgctcatctgtacatatatacataaatatgtgcgtatgacattggtaCACACATAAagcatacacaaacctacatacttgcatacatatgcgtacacatgcaaatatgtcaCCCCCAAAAACcacaaacattgctttacaaaaacaacaatcgtttgaaatggcatcatacatacttatgtatatgctttcacatgtacatagatatgtcatccgcaaaaattacaaatattgttctacaaaaacaacaaatgtctgaaatagcatcagcggcgtcCCAAGTCAATATGGcccccaaatgtagtaaatcttacagcaagaacaatttcattcatgaacgcaagcgcactgtCAACAagcaaactcgcttcattcataaaagcgacAACGttcacatctccccgagcatgcgttTGCAATGTGGTATGTAGACAtgagtgtacatatttgcatacatatgtggcatGACCACGaagttgcgtaaatatgtatgaagatgtatgagcgtgcatacatatcaacacagatttttgcgagcacggaaaaatattttagacaaatataaatcgacaacagcaATGTTGCcgcttttctcacttctttgtgtgaagaagcatcagaaagttgttcaatttatgatttttagcgtttaccatcgtcgcgaaaagccGCTTGTGGGCAAACGTGATCACTCAAATCCATTGGAGCTTCCAAACGCAAAGTAAGCCATAGTTTTTTCACAATTGAATTGCtttttaataatgtttgttgcagattcataagttattttcgattaaataaagaagcattttgttttttactgaatGAGATGAAGGAACATTTCCACAAACGTGTGCGAGGAACGGCCATACCttctatattaaaattatgcgcaACTCTGCGTTTCCTTGCTGACGGTGGTTATCAAAAATGCAGTGGAAATGATTTTAACATTGGGTTGGCGCAACCTACGATATCTTTAGTAATTAAAGAGgttctaaatataattgaacaacgTATTTGTGCCCAatgtattaaaattcaaatgactgaggaggagcaaaacgcttcaaaagtttcattttattcaaaaagtgctTTCCGGGAGTAGTTGGTTGCATCGACGGAACTCATGTTCGCATTATTTCACTAAGAAAAGAAGTGCAACATCTTTATCATAACAGAAAGGGCTACTACCGTTTAAATGTGAtgattgtataaataaaatctgaattatattagaaacaaaatggtataatttcttaaaatttttagctttggGATTATAAAATGTCTATTCGGTATGTGGATGCTAGGCATTCAGGCGCAAATCATgactcttttgttttcaatgttagCGATTTGAAAGTGCATTTACAGAACAACATACAGAATAACACTTGGATCTTGGGTAAGACTTTATCGtatttattgataaataattagAGTAATGTAATTTCTTAGGCGACGCTGGCTATCCtctgcacaaatttttaatggCGCCTTATCGCTTGGCGGAAGCTTCTTCACCCCAAgcaccagagataaagagatctttaactcctctctcactggaagtgagagagcaattgctaaacgtcaaaacctactgaactttgacagctaatcgagttcagtaggttttaacgtttagcaattggaaaagagggacgaccaTATTAAAATCCtgcaaaattattattcgaatggagacatttttcatttttttgtctccatttCTAACGGCCATTATTTCGAAGAATACCGAATGCGAAAAAGCACGCAGATTGAAAGCTGTaagtacattttaatttttattaaataaatttgcatttatttaatacttgtttattttattttacagacaAAATTCCGAAAACAAccagcagttggaagaaatgtgTTGCTGGCTGCAGCGAGGGAGGCAGAATATTCAGTTTTCCGAACAGTGGAACGGATCTCGAACGGTGAGTAAAAAACGCTacatagtgcaaaaagtgtttgtgacTTTGATTTCCATGAAATAAGTGTTTCAATTGTGCAAGTAAAATAGATTGGATAATGAATTTGAAATCCCGGGTATTTTTAAGTGTGATATGCTTAACATGTAGatcgcgacagactgcaagcgacatttgtcaaatattaaaatacacacgttcttatggacacagttatgtagtcgtgcagctgcctcaataactatgtctttaagaacgtgtgtattttaatatttgacaaatgtcgcctgcagtctgtcgcgctctacgtATTAAGAGCTTAATTGTCAATTTGTTTCCATTGccgttaattaactaaataaattattttaaagtaacgatttatctttgaatatttagaatatttataaaaacaaatcgtacttttaaatattcattaaatatgcactttttgcactattattattattattatacatattttatgattatatataacatttcgtattttcttttaataggcGTAAATGTTGGCTCAAACGTTTAGATGTTTTTGaagatcaaaatgaaaaaacacctaaacatatttttgtgtgtgagcggcatttttctgaagaaatgcgtaacgcaaaaaaattgcgtccgagAGCCGTTCCGGATATAAATTTAGTTATTGAGCCAATGTTTAACGccccaaattctttttttgaaaacccTATTGAAATGGgcgttgaagatttttttcccCAAATGGAAGGATCTGCCTCAAATGCAAACGGTGCATCGAGGCAGCTGCTTCCGAAAGGGAAGACCGCGATAATATTTTAGAGCCTCTGCCACTTCTTGAGGAGGAACTACTAAATAGTAATGAAAAAGCCGCGCAAACAGGTAGGGGTCTGACAGCAGGGacagatagaaaaaaaaaaattaagggaaGAGAacaggattttaaaaataaaattagatgaaaaagaacAGGAGAATATGAGTTTAAAAGCTCAGTTGGTCCAAATGGCAACTGAAttagaaagatgtagggaaATGTTAAGAAGTAGTTCATTTAGGGAAAAGTCAGATCCTCTTGAGATAGTTTGCAgcaaagttcctcctcagttaggtgcttgTATTAGGAGTAGTTTTGTGAATAGTAATCGCCAAAGTCAAGGTCGGCGATATGatagttttcttaaaactttagctttgggtgtattttttttgtcgccaaTCGCTTACCGTTACCTAAAGCACCAACTTAGTTTTCCCTCGGAAATTACGTTACATAATTTTGTCGCAGATTGGCCTCGTTTCCCAGGTTGCACCCAAAGCAGCATAAAGTCTTTACAAATTAGGAGTAAGGGATtttctttcgaacaaaagttcatatcagtttcttgtgatgaaatgtcactgaaatgtcatttgcagtatgataggaaatttgatagggtgataggtctggaagattatggcgatgaaaatcgcacatctagaatagccacaactg
Proteins encoded in this region:
- the LOC120768261 gene encoding uncharacterized protein LOC120768261: MDRFVIRKRPAPPEEEHETSSDSGRSETHPVKQTWRKFRNDWLSRFSWLRNKDGCSYCIACDKKLSNHLSFIKKHNVFPIHKQNEQKKKHQIQMDKFLDEEHQQMSKQVHHAEL